In the genome of Massilibacillus massiliensis, one region contains:
- the tilS gene encoding tRNA lysidine(34) synthetase TilS produces MLEKVKCYCKEKGLLELGDTILIACSGGPDSLALVDIFLKLRNSYQLEVAVAHVDHMFRGEDSRADAIFVEEFCLAHQIPYYKKSFDVPAYSKKMNLSPEEAARIVRYDFLKEIASFIGNAKIATGHHKDDQAETVLIHLFRGAGSAGIAGIRPMNHGIIRPFLSVTRQEIEAYCKENRLNPRIDQTNYETEYLRNRIRLNLLPELVEKFNPAIKEALCKSAEIIGAEHAFIRNSVESIWNRLVIEEKNRFILQRKKLNCLHIAQKRELFRLAIEKKQGHLRGISFTHVEKMIVLSEKGSVGTKIILPGGLTLQCNYQHMLLGTFNEKQKKQNTMQVIINLVGDTQIPNLGIIARTEWVHALNKIRDKNAVILDFEQLVPPLFIKFRQDGDRFQPSGMQGNKKLKDFFIDQKVEWQLRDSIPLLCDQQRILWVCGYRQSEIGRVVEKTKKFLRVSIIKDQS; encoded by the coding sequence ATGTTAGAGAAGGTAAAATGCTATTGTAAAGAGAAAGGTTTGTTAGAGCTTGGTGATACAATCTTGATTGCTTGTTCCGGCGGACCGGATTCGTTGGCATTAGTAGATATTTTTCTGAAATTGCGGAATTCTTATCAGTTAGAGGTTGCTGTTGCCCATGTGGATCATATGTTTCGTGGAGAAGATTCAAGAGCGGATGCAATCTTTGTAGAAGAATTTTGCTTAGCACATCAAATTCCATATTATAAAAAGAGCTTTGACGTACCAGCTTATAGTAAGAAAATGAATCTTTCGCCGGAAGAAGCAGCGAGAATTGTACGTTATGATTTTTTAAAAGAAATTGCCAGTTTCATCGGTAATGCGAAAATCGCGACTGGTCATCATAAAGATGATCAGGCAGAGACCGTCTTGATCCATTTATTTCGTGGTGCAGGCAGTGCCGGAATTGCTGGAATCCGACCTATGAATCATGGTATAATAAGACCATTCTTGTCTGTAACACGTCAAGAAATTGAAGCGTATTGTAAAGAGAATAGATTAAATCCGCGGATAGATCAGACAAATTATGAAACTGAGTATCTGCGTAATCGGATTCGTTTAAATCTATTGCCGGAGCTTGTAGAGAAGTTTAATCCAGCGATCAAAGAAGCACTTTGCAAGAGTGCGGAAATTATTGGTGCTGAACATGCGTTTATCCGAAACAGTGTGGAAAGCATCTGGAATCGACTTGTAATTGAAGAGAAAAATAGATTCATTTTACAACGGAAAAAATTAAATTGTCTGCATATTGCGCAAAAACGTGAATTATTTCGGCTGGCAATTGAAAAAAAACAGGGCCATCTTAGAGGAATAAGTTTTACGCATGTAGAAAAAATGATAGTGTTGTCAGAAAAAGGTTCTGTTGGTACGAAAATAATTTTACCCGGCGGTTTGACATTGCAATGCAATTATCAGCATATGCTGTTAGGTACTTTCAATGAAAAGCAAAAAAAGCAGAATACAATGCAGGTGATCATAAACTTAGTGGGAGATACGCAGATTCCCAATCTGGGAATCATCGCACGAACCGAATGGGTGCATGCGCTAAATAAGATAAGAGATAAAAATGCAGTTATATTGGATTTCGAGCAGCTTGTACCGCCTTTGTTTATTAAATTTCGTCAAGACGGTGATCGGTTTCAGCCAAGCGGTATGCAGGGAAACAAAAAATTGAAAGATTTTTTTATTGATCAGAAGGTAGAGTGGCAATTGCGTGATTCTATTCCGCTCTTATGTGATCAGCAAAGAATCCTTTGGGTTTGTGGCTATAGACAAAGTGAAATTGGAAGAGTCGTGGAAAAAACAAAAAAATTTTTACGCGTTTCAATTATAAAAGATCAAAGTTAA
- a CDS encoding FtsB family cell division protein, translating into MKGKRKINWFRTVLIVMVTYFGYVAFNQQIHMNDIEQEQELANARLSEAQQMNHTLLEEKENLNRAEYIEKIAREELGLVKPGEMPYISSNKS; encoded by the coding sequence ATGAAGGGGAAACGCAAAATAAATTGGTTTCGAACCGTTTTAATAGTTATGGTTACGTACTTCGGGTACGTCGCTTTTAATCAACAAATACATATGAATGATATTGAGCAGGAACAAGAACTCGCGAATGCAAGATTGTCGGAAGCACAACAAATGAATCATACGTTGCTTGAAGAAAAAGAGAACTTGAATCGAGCAGAATATATTGAAAAAATTGCTAGGGAAGAGCTAGGCTTAGTAAAACCTGGCGAAATGCCATATATCTCATCAAATAAAAGTTAA
- a CDS encoding S1 domain-containing RNA-binding protein, whose amino-acid sequence MSIEVGSVVEGVVTGITNFGAFVELPGGKVGLIHISEVADVYVRDVKDFLKEQDKVKVKVLTVDERGKIGLSIKQLQEPKPVAAPVGASNTEFSSRPAPRRAPANDFRRPPRFNTPSFEDKLSKFLKDSDERLTDLKKNTDSKRGGRGARRAE is encoded by the coding sequence ATGTCCATTGAAGTTGGCAGTGTGGTAGAAGGCGTTGTAACCGGAATTACAAATTTTGGTGCATTTGTTGAATTACCAGGAGGAAAAGTAGGTCTTATTCATATTTCAGAAGTTGCAGATGTGTATGTCCGTGATGTAAAAGATTTTCTAAAGGAACAGGATAAAGTCAAAGTTAAAGTGTTAACCGTAGACGAACGCGGTAAGATCGGTTTATCTATAAAACAGTTACAAGAACCAAAACCTGTTGCTGCACCCGTTGGTGCATCCAATACCGAATTTAGTTCTAGACCAGCACCGAGAAGAGCCCCAGCCAATGATTTTAGACGACCACCTCGTTTTAATACTCCTTCATTTGAAGATAAACTGTCGAAATTCTTAAAAGACAGTGATGAACGTTTAACTGATTTGAAGAAGAACACCGATTCTAAACGCGGCGGCCGTGGTGCACGTAGAGCTGAATAA
- a CDS encoding SpoIID/LytB domain-containing protein, translating into MRKIICLLMIGIVAVIFAGCDLIQPPVKEDPNQTTPENMQRVEPTLSVYMHETGETKQMKLEEYLEGVVAGEMKNDWEIEALAAQAIIARTFTLQAFEKGDLTREGTNASTDIKEFQAYNADAVNENVKKAVQMTRGKIATYQAVPIMGWFHASAGGQTAMAKEGLDYKYEEPPFIQSVVSPDDLAPADIQSWTATFPVKDVVEKLTELGQPVSTITSISIGNKGVSGRATTILFNGNIEVSAPKLRLALGSTILKSMLLESVEVVGNEVVFKGKGYGHGVGMSQWGAQKMATEGKTADEIVKYYFKDIKIEKRWE; encoded by the coding sequence GTGCGCAAAATAATTTGTTTGCTTATGATTGGAATCGTAGCAGTTATATTTGCCGGTTGTGACTTGATTCAGCCGCCTGTGAAAGAAGATCCAAATCAAACAACGCCAGAAAATATGCAACGTGTCGAACCCACTTTAAGTGTATATATGCATGAGACTGGGGAAACAAAGCAGATGAAGTTAGAAGAATATTTGGAAGGCGTTGTAGCTGGTGAAATGAAAAATGATTGGGAAATAGAAGCATTAGCCGCACAGGCGATTATCGCACGGACTTTCACTTTGCAAGCATTTGAAAAAGGAGATCTTACAAGAGAAGGAACGAATGCATCTACCGATATAAAAGAATTTCAGGCTTATAATGCAGATGCTGTTAATGAAAATGTGAAAAAAGCAGTGCAAATGACGCGAGGGAAAATCGCAACTTATCAAGCTGTTCCTATTATGGGTTGGTTTCATGCTTCGGCGGGCGGTCAAACAGCTATGGCGAAAGAAGGACTGGATTATAAATATGAGGAACCGCCGTTTATTCAATCAGTCGTTTCACCAGATGATTTAGCGCCTGCTGATATTCAGAGTTGGACGGCCACTTTTCCGGTGAAAGACGTAGTAGAAAAATTGACGGAATTAGGTCAGCCTGTTTCTACAATTACGAGTATTTCTATTGGAAATAAAGGTGTATCTGGTCGAGCAACAACGATTTTATTCAATGGCAATATAGAAGTGTCTGCACCTAAGTTACGTTTAGCATTAGGCAGTACAATTCTAAAATCAATGCTGCTTGAAAGTGTTGAAGTCGTTGGAAATGAAGTTGTTTTTAAAGGAAAGGGCTATGGTCATGGTGTCGGAATGTCACAATGGGGTGCGCAAAAGATGGCAACTGAAGGAAAAACTGCGGATGAGATTGTAAAATATTATTTTAAAGACATAAAAATTGAAAAACGCTGGGAGTAA
- a CDS encoding YabP/YqfC family sporulation protein — MVNDKAAPVWRHQIKLIDREELTVDGVSSLGSYDEKEVVMETAQGTMVVNGEGLNVKQLNLEASNIIIEGNIKGIQYEESHKERRGILDRFLK; from the coding sequence ATGGTAAATGATAAAGCAGCCCCAGTATGGCGACATCAGATTAAATTAATTGATAGAGAGGAGCTTACGGTTGATGGTGTAAGCAGCTTGGGAAGTTATGATGAAAAGGAAGTTGTAATGGAAACAGCGCAAGGTACGATGGTTGTAAACGGCGAAGGACTCAACGTAAAACAATTGAACCTTGAAGCAAGCAATATTATCATCGAGGGAAATATCAAAGGTATACAGTATGAAGAAAGTCATAAAGAAAGACGTGGAATTTTGGACAGATTTTTAAAATAG
- the yabQ gene encoding spore cortex biosynthesis protein YabQ translates to MEINAQLISFLTTLCIGIILGAIFDFYRVSRNMFKPRVWITWVFDALYWLVAIVITFIGLLFCNWAELRFYIFIGIIVGTLLYFKICSRYTILFSVHTIKFCIWFVKYLKNFFVRFLLQPIGYLLGIFSTPFSYVKKRFKKRKKTQNDADIKD, encoded by the coding sequence ATGGAGATCAATGCACAATTGATAAGTTTTCTCACGACACTATGTATTGGAATTATCTTGGGGGCTATTTTTGATTTTTATCGTGTTTCACGTAATATGTTTAAGCCCAGGGTTTGGATAACTTGGGTGTTTGACGCTCTGTATTGGCTTGTGGCTATCGTAATTACTTTTATTGGGTTACTTTTTTGTAATTGGGCGGAACTTCGCTTTTATATTTTTATCGGCATTATAGTTGGTACGCTTCTGTATTTTAAGATATGTAGCCGATATACGATCTTATTTAGTGTTCATACGATAAAATTTTGCATTTGGTTTGTCAAATATTTAAAAAATTTCTTTGTGAGATTTCTATTGCAACCCATTGGCTATCTGTTAGGGATTTTTTCTACACCGTTTTCTTATGTCAAAAAACGGTTTAAGAAGCGCAAAAAAACGCAAAATGATGCAGATATAAAAGACTAA
- the hpt gene encoding hypoxanthine phosphoribosyltransferase has translation MIHDVEKILFNEADIASCVEEIGAKITKDYEGKEITLVCILKGSMIFTADLARAIKIPAALDFMVASSYGTGTSSSGNVRIIKDLDHSIEGKHVIVVEDIIDSGVTLNYLLKNLSDRNPASLKLCTLLSKPERRIIDVDVDYIGKIVPDYFLVGYGLDYAEKYRNLPFIGILKPSIYK, from the coding sequence ATGATTCATGATGTAGAAAAAATTTTATTTAATGAAGCTGATATTGCTTCGTGTGTTGAAGAAATTGGTGCAAAAATCACAAAAGATTATGAAGGGAAAGAAATTACGTTAGTTTGCATTTTAAAAGGTTCTATGATTTTTACTGCAGATTTAGCGCGGGCAATAAAAATTCCGGCAGCACTTGATTTTATGGTTGCATCAAGTTATGGTACTGGTACATCTTCGAGTGGTAATGTGAGAATTATCAAGGATTTGGATCATAGTATTGAGGGAAAACACGTGATTGTTGTAGAAGATATTATTGATTCGGGTGTTACACTGAATTATTTATTGAAAAATTTATCGGATCGCAATCCAGCAAGCTTAAAATTATGCACGCTTCTTAGCAAACCAGAACGGCGTATTATTGACGTTGATGTTGATTATATCGGCAAAATAGTACCGGATTATTTTTTAGTTGGTTATGGCTTAGATTATGCAGAAAAATACCGTAATTTACCGTTCATTGGTATTTTAAAGCCATCTATTTATAAGTAA
- the ftsH gene encoding ATP-dependent zinc metalloprotease FtsH, whose product MNKFLRNVGFYLLIILIAISVIDYFSARSNTKQEISYTEFLRQVDMQGVEKVTIVDNSIKGNLTDGTEFTTVAPDDPTLIGNLRDKGVNIKAEKTPEPPWWTTIFSSILPMLLLIGVWFFIMQQTQGGGNRVMSFGKSRARLNNDDKAKVTFKEVAGADEAKQELEEVVEFLKHPKKFNDLGARIPKGVLLFGPPGTGKTLLAKAVAGEAGVPFFSISGSDFVEMFVGVGASRVRDLFEQAKKNAPCIVFIDEIDAVGRQRGAGVGGGHDEREQTLNQLLVEMDGFAANEGIIIIAATNRPDILDPALLRPGRFDRQIVVDKPDIKGRNAILKVHTKGKPVAENADLEILARRTPGFTGADLSNLVNEAALLSARRNKKKISMAELEESIERVMAGPERKSKVMSDKEKRLTAYHEAGHTLVGMLVPHADPVHKVTIIPRGRAGGYTLMLPKEDRSYATRSELLAQLKVALGGRVAEEVVLNEISTGAQSDIQRASSLVRGMITEYGMSEVLGPIAFGKGHGHQVFLGRDINHERNYSEEVACEIDKEVSKYIKTAYDECRDLLIANLDKLHVIAKALIEHETLEASELKQLVETGRLEEKNESDKQEDSNDGTLQEKPQTEIISSGQNNAIDVNIMSETENTNGPKINYIIRT is encoded by the coding sequence TTGAATAAGTTTTTACGAAACGTAGGCTTCTACTTATTGATCATATTGATAGCGATTTCAGTTATTGATTATTTTTCAGCGAGAAGTAATACAAAGCAAGAGATAAGTTACACCGAATTTTTGCGTCAGGTTGATATGCAAGGTGTAGAAAAAGTAACAATTGTAGATAATTCGATAAAAGGAAATTTAACCGATGGCACAGAATTTACGACGGTTGCACCGGATGATCCAACGTTAATTGGCAATCTTCGAGATAAAGGTGTAAACATCAAAGCAGAAAAAACACCTGAACCACCGTGGTGGACAACGATTTTTTCCTCTATTTTACCAATGCTGTTGTTAATTGGTGTGTGGTTTTTCATCATGCAGCAAACACAAGGTGGTGGAAATCGCGTCATGTCATTTGGAAAAAGCCGTGCGCGCTTAAATAATGATGATAAAGCAAAGGTTACATTTAAAGAAGTAGCAGGTGCTGACGAAGCCAAACAAGAGCTTGAAGAAGTGGTTGAATTCTTAAAGCACCCTAAAAAGTTCAATGATTTGGGTGCACGTATTCCAAAAGGTGTTTTATTATTCGGACCTCCGGGAACAGGTAAGACTTTGCTTGCTAAAGCTGTAGCAGGTGAAGCAGGTGTACCTTTCTTTAGTATTAGTGGTTCCGATTTTGTTGAAATGTTTGTCGGTGTTGGTGCATCTCGTGTGCGTGATTTGTTTGAACAGGCCAAGAAGAATGCGCCTTGTATCGTGTTTATTGATGAAATTGATGCGGTTGGTCGTCAGCGTGGTGCTGGTGTCGGCGGCGGGCATGATGAACGCGAGCAGACTTTAAATCAATTGTTGGTTGAAATGGATGGCTTTGCAGCCAATGAAGGAATTATTATCATTGCGGCGACCAATCGTCCTGATATATTAGATCCTGCGCTTTTAAGACCTGGTCGTTTTGATCGGCAAATCGTCGTTGATAAACCGGATATAAAAGGACGTAATGCAATTCTTAAAGTGCATACAAAGGGAAAACCAGTGGCTGAAAATGCTGATCTTGAGATATTAGCAAGACGTACACCTGGATTTACCGGTGCAGATTTAAGTAATTTAGTGAATGAAGCTGCGTTGCTTTCTGCTAGACGAAATAAGAAAAAGATTTCTATGGCAGAATTGGAAGAATCCATAGAGCGCGTTATGGCTGGTCCTGAACGTAAGAGTAAAGTAATGAGTGATAAGGAAAAACGTCTTACTGCGTATCATGAGGCAGGGCATACTTTAGTCGGCATGCTGGTTCCGCATGCTGATCCAGTGCACAAAGTTACGATTATTCCACGTGGTCGTGCCGGTGGTTACACGCTGATGTTGCCAAAAGAAGATCGTTCTTATGCAACACGCAGTGAATTGTTGGCACAGCTTAAAGTTGCACTCGGCGGACGTGTTGCCGAAGAAGTAGTACTAAATGAAATTAGTACAGGTGCGCAAAGTGATATTCAAAGAGCTTCCAGCTTAGTACGCGGTATGATCACAGAGTATGGAATGAGTGAAGTATTAGGTCCGATTGCTTTTGGTAAAGGGCATGGTCATCAAGTATTTTTAGGCAGAGACATCAATCACGAAAGAAATTATAGTGAAGAAGTGGCTTGTGAAATCGATAAAGAAGTAAGCAAGTATATTAAGACTGCTTATGATGAATGTCGTGATTTATTAATTGCAAATCTTGATAAGCTGCATGTAATTGCGAAAGCCTTGATAGAGCATGAAACATTGGAAGCTTCTGAATTGAAACAATTGGTGGAAACTGGACGTTTAGAGGAAAAGAATGAATCAGATAAACAAGAAGATTCCAATGATGGAACCCTTCAGGAAAAACCACAGACGGAAATTATTTCATCAGGGCAAAACAATGCAATTGATGTGAATATCATGAGTGAAACGGAAAATACAAATGGTCCGAAAATTAACTATATTATAAGGACTTAA
- a CDS encoding asparaginase: MSEILVQYTRAGKVESIHRGDIVAVNTKGKIIDCIGDAHKKMFWRSAAKPFQALPFVAKGGVEQYGITQEELALLVSSHSGEAIHVDLVNHILNKIALDSSALDCGTSRPMSSKAAKLLIENKQKPEALHNACSGKHAGMLALCQMLGISIAGYTKPEHEVQKQMHASVAQSAKISPSELEIGIDGCGVPVFYLPLYHMSLAYARLAKPEEGAWGCYEEAARKIRDAMIAYPEVLAGSGRIDTIVANVTKGRIIAKVGAEAVYCLASVPDGIGITFKIEDGSYRAIHPTVIGILKRLELISETEYHALIEKFPPILKNHRGDIVGTIETMF, encoded by the coding sequence ATGAGTGAAATTTTAGTGCAATACACACGGGCTGGAAAAGTAGAGAGTATACACCGCGGTGATATCGTCGCAGTAAATACGAAAGGAAAAATTATAGACTGTATTGGTGATGCTCATAAAAAAATGTTTTGGCGTTCAGCTGCAAAACCATTTCAAGCATTGCCTTTTGTTGCAAAAGGCGGTGTAGAGCAATATGGAATTACACAGGAAGAATTAGCTTTGCTGGTATCTTCACATAGCGGAGAAGCAATTCATGTTGATTTAGTAAATCATATTTTAAATAAAATAGCGCTGGATAGCAGTGCACTGGATTGTGGAACAAGCAGACCAATGAGTTCAAAAGCTGCGAAGCTGTTGATTGAAAACAAACAAAAACCAGAAGCACTTCATAATGCCTGTTCTGGTAAGCATGCAGGGATGCTTGCTCTTTGTCAGATGCTTGGTATCTCCATTGCAGGCTATACGAAACCAGAGCATGAGGTACAGAAACAGATGCATGCATCTGTAGCCCAGAGTGCTAAAATAAGTCCAAGTGAACTTGAAATAGGAATTGATGGCTGTGGCGTCCCCGTTTTTTATTTGCCGCTCTATCATATGTCGCTTGCTTATGCAAGATTAGCAAAACCTGAGGAAGGTGCGTGGGGGTGCTATGAGGAAGCAGCAAGAAAGATTCGGGATGCAATGATTGCCTATCCGGAAGTTCTCGCTGGATCTGGACGAATTGATACGATTGTAGCTAACGTAACAAAGGGGCGAATTATTGCCAAAGTGGGTGCTGAAGCTGTTTACTGTCTGGCATCTGTTCCTGATGGAATCGGAATTACCTTTAAGATTGAGGATGGAAGCTACCGAGCAATTCATCCTACTGTGATAGGGATATTAAAACGATTAGAATTAATTAGTGAAACAGAATATCATGCATTAATTGAAAAATTTCCGCCAATATTAAAAAATCATCGTGGTGATATTGTTGGAACGATTGAAACAATGTTTTAA
- the spoIIE gene encoding stage II sporulation protein E, producing the protein MQKMTVMAFPKHIMDVVEKTQTQKVPSKTIWQRSKINVENLYSYRMDLFFCGLAFLLSRLTLLGDLAPFGLSFFAATAEFVKGRMLLIAASTVLGVLSTGNYTEALIYLFAIVVYLKMRTRLTKLDKKMFAVPLVMFFSILVSGFIINYINDRVLYENLVVVFNATLCMIATQLFVYGMPLLTNQIKISSAYEKPTNEAMICLIVILAFAIAGVGKIMILDYQIQNILSCMLVMMFALAGGAGLGAAVGVVIGTVIGLSSNHALTLIALYAVSGTLAGVFKHLGKFAVVLGFILGSTMIHLTFTQLPILMESITESVIAACILLFLPIKKIMQLDRSVAVTDPSYALSEGSYKLQNVADMFYELAALLGMNQSKIQEKIQQEDLTSFLTTVGVKLCENCTNRSYCWQENYYQTYQNLLSVFQHLENRKLKLKDMPKSFREHCIHVEKMVEVIQMLVEKNKINAYWQSQLVSQKQVMSEQIKAAGNILSNLSSELNKLPEQQDHKLASLLKHKALSVGCILENVKVIDKDKPRQIEFEKKACGKVGECATTILPLVASTLKERMTLFRKCGNQELNKKCKVCMRVANQFKVKTAVANIPKHGNEVCGDSVKIAPLNQGKISLLLSDGMGSGASAAKESKMTLDCLSKLLEIGFDVDIAVKTVNSLLLLQVPGEKFATMDMGIIDKYTGEVEFLKIASAPSYIKRVHEVKTIQSSTLPIGILNQIELEPVKVQVDVNDMIIMISDGIADTKDIKLRSEDKEGWLTQFIRRSSEKNEERFAEAILKEALRISGGTAKDDMTVMVAKISEASLL; encoded by the coding sequence ATGCAAAAAATGACGGTAATGGCATTTCCTAAGCATATAATGGATGTGGTAGAAAAAACGCAAACGCAAAAAGTTCCATCAAAAACGATTTGGCAACGAAGCAAAATAAATGTTGAAAACCTTTATTCTTACAGAATGGATTTATTTTTTTGTGGACTTGCTTTTTTATTGTCTCGTTTGACTTTGTTGGGAGATCTGGCTCCTTTTGGTTTGAGTTTTTTTGCTGCAACAGCGGAATTTGTAAAAGGACGCATGCTTCTCATTGCAGCTTCTACTGTTTTGGGCGTTTTATCCACAGGCAATTATACAGAAGCTTTGATTTATTTATTTGCAATCGTTGTGTACTTAAAAATGAGGACAAGATTAACGAAGCTGGATAAAAAAATGTTTGCCGTACCTTTGGTTATGTTTTTTTCTATTTTAGTGAGCGGGTTTATAATAAATTATATCAATGATCGAGTTCTGTATGAAAATCTTGTAGTTGTTTTTAATGCGACTTTATGTATGATTGCGACCCAATTGTTTGTGTATGGGATGCCTTTATTAACGAATCAAATAAAAATTTCTTCCGCATATGAAAAACCTACGAATGAGGCTATGATTTGTCTGATCGTAATTTTAGCGTTTGCAATTGCTGGCGTCGGAAAAATTATGATTTTAGACTATCAAATACAGAATATCTTAAGTTGTATGCTTGTCATGATGTTTGCTTTAGCAGGCGGCGCAGGACTTGGGGCAGCTGTAGGCGTTGTCATCGGGACCGTGATCGGGCTCAGCAGTAATCATGCGTTAACATTAATTGCATTGTATGCAGTAAGTGGAACCTTAGCAGGCGTGTTTAAACATCTTGGCAAATTTGCTGTAGTTTTAGGATTTATTTTGGGGAGTACAATGATTCATTTGACGTTTACACAATTGCCTATTCTCATGGAATCAATCACAGAATCGGTGATTGCGGCTTGTATTTTATTATTTTTACCAATCAAAAAAATTATGCAATTAGATAGGTCTGTAGCTGTAACTGATCCATCGTATGCATTGTCAGAGGGCAGTTATAAGCTGCAAAATGTTGCAGATATGTTCTATGAATTAGCAGCTTTATTAGGGATGAATCAAAGTAAAATACAAGAAAAAATACAACAGGAAGATTTGACTAGTTTTTTGACGACTGTAGGGGTAAAGCTTTGTGAAAATTGTACAAATCGATCGTATTGCTGGCAGGAAAATTATTATCAGACTTATCAAAATTTGCTGTCAGTTTTTCAACATTTAGAGAATCGAAAATTGAAATTAAAGGATATGCCAAAAAGTTTTAGAGAGCATTGCATCCATGTTGAAAAAATGGTAGAAGTCATTCAAATGTTGGTGGAGAAGAACAAGATCAATGCGTATTGGCAAAGTCAACTTGTTTCGCAAAAGCAGGTGATGAGTGAGCAAATTAAAGCTGCTGGAAATATCCTTTCAAATTTGTCATCTGAATTAAATAAATTACCGGAGCAACAAGATCATAAACTTGCAAGTCTTTTAAAACATAAAGCACTCAGTGTTGGCTGTATATTGGAAAATGTAAAAGTAATAGATAAAGATAAACCGCGACAGATAGAATTTGAAAAAAAAGCTTGTGGTAAAGTAGGGGAATGTGCGACGACAATTCTGCCACTTGTCGCAAGTACATTGAAAGAACGGATGACATTGTTTAGAAAGTGCGGTAACCAAGAGCTGAATAAGAAGTGTAAAGTATGTATGCGCGTTGCAAATCAGTTTAAAGTGAAGACTGCGGTTGCCAATATTCCGAAACATGGGAATGAAGTTTGCGGTGATAGCGTGAAAATTGCACCTTTAAATCAGGGAAAGATAAGCTTGTTGCTCAGTGATGGTATGGGGAGCGGAGCTAGTGCAGCAAAGGAAAGTAAAATGACGCTGGATTGCTTAAGTAAATTATTAGAAATAGGATTTGACGTTGATATTGCGGTCAAAACAGTAAATTCGCTTTTGCTCCTACAAGTGCCGGGTGAAAAATTTGCAACTATGGATATGGGGATTATTGACAAATATACGGGTGAAGTTGAGTTTTTAAAAATTGCTTCGGCGCCGAGTTATATTAAAAGGGTTCATGAGGTAAAGACGATTCAGTCATCTACATTACCGATCGGGATTTTAAACCAAATAGAACTTGAACCTGTAAAAGTGCAAGTGGATGTAAATGATATGATTATTATGATCAGTGATGGTATCGCGGATACGAAAGATATAAAATTGCGGAGTGAGGATAAAGAAGGTTGGCTTACACAGTTTATTCGGCGAAGCAGCGAGAAAAACGAAGAACGATTTGCGGAAGCAATTTTAAAAGAGGCGCTTAGAATTTCAGGTGGAACGGCGAAGGATGATATGACGGTGATGGTCGCAAAAATCAGTGAAGCGAGCTTGCTTTGA